ATAATACGCACTGTTTATGCATGCCATAAACACAATACTAATATAGAATATACACTTTTCATTTTGTTGTGTTTAATATTGATCAAAATGAGGattgatataacaaaacagttataaacattgatgttaatacacaatgtatattccaacttcatcgggttatgaaatagattttgtttgcaaacttttttaCACAGTTTGCGAACATTTTTTTATACTCCGATGAAGTTAacaaaatagtgacatcaatgcttaaatgatatAGATTGCAAAGCAATTAAACCAGCAAAATACAGTTCCATATAAAAGTACTTACATATCAATAACAGTTAGGAAATGCCCGAAAGTATGTGTTATGGGTCGATTCACGCTTTTACGAGAAAGTCTCAGCCTTGGACTTGTACAAAAGCATTCAATTGTGGCACAGTCCATCATGTAAAATGGGAATCTCCTCAAAGGTTGTACTTGATTGTTATAATAATTTCGcggtaaataaaaatatatttcaaatacagatcCTAACTACAAATGTATGTTTACATTCGCTTGTCACTTTtactacattatgtatataaactaaccacACCAACGTGAATGGGATACACGTTTTTCATTGTATACAAtaacaaatttgaataaaaaacgaaattaaaatgaaaatatcatcattatcaagattgtctgcaaagctctgtaATCTCTATAGACCAAATCTTTCATAAAAAGATAGTTTAAGacattaacatataaatatgCAAATACTTGTACCcatactacatgtacacgtaaCGTTAAATGGTTTGACGGATTATCTTTTTGTTGATGTATTcctaaaaccttgttatacagAAACAGCCAATTTCCCTAAAGAAAACAACATAATCTATTCGTAAATGTATTTCTAAATGTCTAGTTACATGGAAATAGATTCGGCCAATTTTCCCCAGAAAACCACATTACCTTGCTCGTCGTCTGGGTACTCAATATAGGACTTACTGTCTATTAGGTCCATCAATGTCAGCGGGAGGTCTGTCGGTTCTACATTGTCATAGAACACTAACAGCAGAACAGAATTCCCTTCCCTCGCATAAATACTCTCCATTCGAGCCATGTTGAATTCGTACATGCACCAGTAGGATTTCAGATAGCTTTTAGATACGATTACAATTGTTTTTCTGCTCTGGTGAATGGCTTTTGTAATGTTTTCAGCTATATCATGTCCTGGTATAAAGTCCCGCTGGTGTAAACATAGAGTCAACCCATTTTGTCGTTCAAGGTTATTCAAGAGGTCACCCCTAACAAAGCGACCATCTTTTTCGCAGTACGATACAAAGGCATCATAAGGATATTCATCTCTATCCTCATAGTCGGTCACCAGACTGCTATATCCTCTGTATTTCGTTTTCgtcatataatataaatacCTTATCTTCCATCGATAACGATACACGATACCAGACAGGGTCAGAGAGATGGCTAGACATACACCAAACGTGGTGCCCACTATCAGACCGGTATATTTGTTACATGATGTCTTTAatcttatcaaaacattttcaaaatctgaGAAATTCCCGGTAGTCTCGTCTGGGAATCGGCATTCATAGCTATGAAAGTCATCGAACGTATTCCTCCTCTCGCCAAGCCATTTCAGGAAGTCCAGTGTTTCGCAAGAACATTGTAGTTTGTTTCCATATAAGTTCACTGTTAGATTATGACTCCTACAACTGTCTATCTGTTTTCGGGTTTGTTTGCTTAATAGCGATAGACGATTTTTAGAAAGGTTCAAGTATTGCAAATTATTCATGTGTTCAAAATTTAGGTCAAATGTGAGCATTTCATTATTActaatattcaatatttgaagattattttgatttttcagCAAAAGGTTTGGAACTTCTTGAATTCTATTCCATGATAAATCTAATAATTTCAGGTGTACGAGACGGCGGAAAATGTTACCGTTTTCATCGGTCTTCAGAACATTTCCCAGTAGATTGTCGTGTAAAAGGAGCTCTTCTAGGTTTTCGCAATGGTCAAAGAAATTATCTGATATATAAGTACAGTAGTTATTAGACCCGTCAATAAACTTAACCTTGTCAATATTTAGCACTGTACCACTCCATGAATGCAATAAGTTTCCATGAATGTCGACACGTGTTAAGTTGTTTGGCCCAAGAGGAACAACTCTTATTTCATAATCTAACACACTTCCAAAGAAAAGCACCTCTCTAAGGTTACCGGGAACAGGAAAAGTCGGTGGTGAAGATACGATGGAATTTGTTGATGTCAGGGAGTCATTTGGTCTAGATACTTGCGACACATTTGTTGCGACAAGTTTGGTTGAGGACATCTGCTGGATGCTAGATGAGAAATCCTGCAAGTTTGTAAGGATGGATGATATTGCTTGAAAGTCATTGGAGTAAGTTGGTGGAGCTCTCCAGTCTCTGCAATCCCTAGAACCAGTATCTGGATCATGTGATGTGTATTGTCTACTACCGTCAAAGTATTCCAAATTGATAAAGCCGGCTAACTCAAATACGTAAGAACCAAAAGTAAGTCTGTTACCGTTTACCGAAATGAATCGTAAACTTTTTGGTAATAACGAAATAACACCAAACTCCGGAAGGGACAATCTATTATTGTTTAAGTATAATCTCCTAAGGTGTGTATGGTTTCTCAAGTTTACG
This genomic window from Argopecten irradians isolate NY chromosome 4, Ai_NY, whole genome shotgun sequence contains:
- the LOC138321159 gene encoding toll-like receptor 4 isoform X1: MLPYKTPQRKQHDANRGRNMATMKFVVVVLAVVMMEAVNGYSGMQNHQHCVSDVRCRCNGSEDTGLVADCSNLNISSIPKFYSNVTKILLQRNNIKHLKIEDRQFPRSVLYLDISENKLETFADDPFRSMDSLVYLDLGNNLLKYMPNVFPRNVFKGLKSLSYLNLQGNNVLNTLHPDNLSYPVSIGDIAMLTTCLLDGVDQTGFPSEFKDLLHLEVLDLGNEAATCELPILRSNYFENVTSVRNLSLSYCQIRFIENGTFLKLTQLYFLNVSNNDRLTFGVMSNLTSDLKALPIHTLDISRIHCDYGPGTSIYVDDVVNLRNHTHLRRLYLNNNRLSLPEFGVISLLPKSLRFISVNGNRLTFGSYVFELAGFINLEYFDGSRQYTSHDPDTGSRDCRDWRAPPTYSNDFQAISSILTNLQDFSSSIQQMSSTKLVATNVSQVSRPNDSLTSTNSIVSSPPTFPVPGNLREVLFFGSVLDYEIRVVPLGPNNLTRVDIHGNLLHSWSGTVLNIDKVKFIDGSNNYCTYISDNFFDHCENLEELLLHDNLLGNVLKTDENGNIFRRLVHLKLLDLSWNRIQEVPNLLLKNQNNLQILNISNNEMLTFDLNFEHMNNLQYLNLSKNRLSLLSKQTRKQIDSCRSHNLTVNLYGNKLQCSCETLDFLKWLGERRNTFDDFHSYECRFPDETTGNFSDFENVLIRLKTSCNKYTGLIVGTTFGVCLAISLTLSGIVYRYRWKIRYLYYMTKTKYRGYSSLVTDYEDRDEYPYDAFVSYCEKDGRFVRGDLLNNLERQNGLTLCLHQRDFIPGHDIAENITKAIHQSRKTIVIVSKSYLKSYWCMYEFNMARMESIYAREGNSVLLLVFYDNVEPTDLPLTLMDLIDSKSYIEYPDDEQGNVVFWGKLAESISM